Proteins encoded together in one Caldicellulosiruptor saccharolyticus DSM 8903 window:
- a CDS encoding 3'-5' exonuclease codes for MKKTYLLKNLSLSLLDSAKPNQLIILPRRFSIKKLRERVVEKNGVLFDIDIFTFDDLLSTAKNEILKERKFISREQEILIVFNLLKQIFKGQKDFENVLTYEFVSQVLHLLNLMFLESRDYPSLPSSISFEKYDWLKLLFERYKEYLDHNNLVNFSYLQDLAIGLYEDEKIEFKKYDSAKIAFFIDFRSDQKRLLKLLSRKLSSIEIFLPYFDDVELCHENVKFLEALGFDIIFGFPSTSMSDIAKDTYGSEKTSLKAFSYGNISLEVNALVKELKKDCIEGRIDFSKAAVVVPNINRYKDILAKSFQEELLPINLDYQKSLLEFGFIKFVLDLIEFLGSEFDKKKFESLVTHRFLNKEEADFEILFEKIKDIYIIDFDQIGSVLEELEFLLSIFSFDEEKENLVKIQRVYNRIRRIKKDYETSPKPYSSWLLQTKKVFERLGITKTAEFVNDIEFLKAFYALNEVFENGCKNSSEFQFDYTFEEFLDIFKMILSQKMVDVSIKILNGIDILLPQDAIGSDYEKVYFIGLSDDIFPGAKLEDFLMNNQIKLELGLDEIKDFDYNFQKELISFRSILNSYEVYMSYPRFYQQDLGKSPFLELEGIDIVEIENNYLPDREIVTHKEYKLIKNANKVSKSQDEKSIHVPEIVQLKDRELIYLYECPLKFAFKKFYVDQIKDDDSFFSSNLGLLYISIQKILYCDQPQETYNFILQNLRYTANDIVKRKSAENILEIAIEIAEGMFKNGVKEFIPQNIGQHNLLIRQNFEGFEVQLFPNFAIKVGDEEIFGFVKAKHSNKWNEIDKLWLAKNVFNLEKIAAIFLYESPRFVIYENSSQEGIDRQSQERLKTLKDLLQRLHDPELYQKTLPVKNCFRCEYNHVCILY; via the coding sequence ATGAAAAAAACCTACCTTCTCAAAAATCTAAGTTTAAGCCTTTTAGATAGCGCAAAACCTAATCAGCTCATAATCCTTCCACGACGCTTTAGCATAAAAAAGCTAAGAGAAAGGGTTGTTGAAAAAAATGGAGTTTTGTTTGACATTGACATATTCACATTTGACGATTTGCTAAGCACAGCAAAAAACGAAATTTTAAAAGAAAGAAAATTTATCTCAAGAGAACAGGAGATATTGATAGTCTTTAACCTTTTAAAACAAATCTTCAAAGGTCAAAAAGACTTTGAAAATGTGTTGACTTATGAATTTGTAAGTCAGGTTTTACATCTTTTAAATCTTATGTTTTTGGAGTCCAGAGATTATCCTTCTTTACCATCTTCAATCTCTTTTGAGAAGTATGACTGGTTAAAACTTCTTTTTGAAAGGTACAAAGAATACCTTGACCATAATAATCTTGTTAACTTTTCATATCTCCAGGATTTAGCAATTGGGCTTTATGAAGATGAAAAGATTGAGTTTAAAAAATACGATAGTGCAAAGATTGCATTTTTTATTGATTTTAGAAGTGACCAGAAAAGGCTTTTAAAACTGCTTTCGAGAAAACTTTCAAGCATAGAGATTTTCCTTCCCTATTTTGATGATGTTGAACTTTGCCATGAGAATGTTAAATTTCTTGAAGCTCTTGGATTTGATATTATCTTTGGCTTTCCATCTACTTCTATGTCAGACATTGCAAAAGATACGTATGGTTCAGAGAAAACTTCTTTAAAAGCTTTTTCATACGGTAATATTAGTCTTGAGGTGAATGCTCTTGTAAAAGAGTTAAAAAAGGACTGTATTGAAGGTAGAATTGACTTTAGCAAGGCAGCAGTTGTTGTGCCAAACATAAACAGATACAAAGATATTTTAGCAAAGAGCTTTCAGGAAGAACTTTTGCCCATAAACCTTGACTATCAAAAAAGTCTTTTAGAGTTTGGATTTATCAAGTTTGTCTTGGACCTGATAGAATTTTTGGGTTCTGAATTTGATAAAAAGAAATTTGAAAGTCTTGTTACTCACAGATTTTTGAACAAAGAAGAGGCAGACTTTGAAATTTTGTTTGAAAAAATTAAAGACATTTATATTATAGATTTTGATCAAATAGGAAGTGTACTGGAGGAGCTTGAGTTTTTGCTGAGTATATTTTCTTTTGATGAAGAAAAAGAAAATCTTGTTAAAATCCAGAGAGTTTATAATCGAATAAGAAGAATAAAAAAGGATTATGAAACATCGCCAAAACCATATAGTTCATGGCTTTTGCAAACCAAAAAAGTTTTTGAAAGGCTTGGGATAACAAAAACTGCTGAGTTTGTGAACGATATTGAATTTTTAAAGGCATTTTATGCCTTGAATGAGGTTTTTGAAAATGGCTGTAAAAATAGCAGTGAATTTCAATTTGACTATACATTTGAGGAGTTTCTTGATATATTTAAAATGATCCTTTCACAAAAGATGGTAGATGTTTCTATTAAGATTTTAAATGGGATAGACATTCTTCTGCCACAGGATGCGATAGGCTCTGACTATGAAAAGGTATATTTTATAGGACTTTCGGATGATATTTTCCCAGGGGCAAAGCTTGAGGATTTTTTGATGAATAATCAGATAAAGCTTGAGCTTGGCCTTGATGAGATAAAAGATTTTGATTACAACTTTCAAAAGGAATTAATAAGTTTCAGAAGTATTCTTAATTCCTATGAGGTTTATATGTCATACCCACGCTTTTATCAGCAAGATCTTGGCAAAAGTCCATTTTTGGAACTGGAAGGAATTGATATTGTTGAAATTGAAAACAACTATTTACCAGACCGTGAAATTGTTACTCATAAAGAGTATAAGCTAATTAAAAATGCAAACAAGGTTTCAAAAAGTCAAGATGAAAAAAGCATACATGTGCCAGAAATTGTTCAACTCAAAGACAGAGAGCTTATTTATCTTTATGAGTGTCCATTGAAGTTTGCATTCAAAAAATTCTATGTTGACCAAATAAAAGATGATGATTCTTTCTTTTCTTCAAACTTGGGGCTACTTTACATAAGTATCCAGAAAATTTTGTATTGTGATCAGCCACAAGAGACCTATAATTTTATTCTCCAAAACTTAAGATATACTGCGAATGATATTGTAAAAAGGAAATCTGCAGAGAATATATTGGAGATAGCAATTGAAATAGCTGAAGGAATGTTCAAAAATGGCGTAAAAGAGTTTATTCCACAAAACATTGGACAGCACAATCTTTTAATAAGACAAAACTTTGAAGGGTTTGAGGTTCAGCTTTTCCCAAACTTTGCTATAAAAGTAGGTGATGAAGAGATTTTCGGATTTGTCAAAGCAAAACATTCAAATAAGTGGAACGAGATAGACAAACTCTGGCTTGCTAAGAATGTTTTTAATTTGGAAAAGATTGCAGCAATATTTCTTTATGAATCACCAAGGTTTGTGATATATGAAAATAGTTCTCAAGAAGGGATTGACAGACAATCACAGGAGCGTCTGAAGACTTTAAAAGACCTGCTTCAAAGACTTCATGACCCTGAGCTTTACCAAAAAACCCTTCCAGTAAAAAAT
- a CDS encoding bifunctional homocysteine S-methyltransferase/methylenetetrahydrofolate reductase — protein MGTELLNRGYNKDFPLEWANISNPDLVKSIHSDYILAGSQCIETNTFGANECRLNLYGFEGQVEKINRNAVKIAKEVAGQTAYVIGSVGPLGKPVGSGFEIDDKRAKEVYKKQLYFLLDEGVDAILFETAASTHEVLIAIEALKELDSNFPYIVQFSFTRDLTTIYGEDIYKVIEFLKGIDADVVGLNCGNGPHQTLEALKIFSQHLKGPFSVQPNAGYPQLVQGRLVYSTSANYFASFVDEYVKYGAKIIGGCCGTTPEHIKAIKERIKTISKSVEIEVIEKKEEQKSILKDTPSELSQKLGKKFVFTVEISPPKGIELEKTKEGVKLLKEAGADTVNIADSPMARVRISPIALAHILKEELGVESILHFTCRDRNLISLQSELLGAAALGVKNVLALTGDPPSIGDYPQAKPVFDVNSEGLVLILNKLNSGTDYMGNPIGKATNFTIGVALNLNADDLDKEIERLKRKIENGAHFIETQPIYEVEALEKFFEKVDFKLPPILGGILPLRSSRHAEFLHNEVPGITIPDKIRERMKNSKDPVKEGIEIACEIVDRIKEMVSGIYIMPPFEKYEMAAEIIKRFRV, from the coding sequence ATGGGCACAGAACTTTTGAACAGAGGCTATAACAAAGATTTTCCACTTGAGTGGGCAAACATCTCAAACCCAGATCTTGTAAAAAGCATTCACAGTGACTACATTTTGGCAGGAAGCCAGTGTATAGAGACAAATACATTTGGTGCAAATGAATGCAGGCTAAACCTCTACGGTTTTGAAGGGCAAGTTGAGAAAATTAACAGAAATGCTGTAAAGATTGCCAAAGAGGTAGCAGGGCAAACGGCATATGTCATTGGAAGTGTTGGTCCTCTTGGAAAGCCTGTTGGCAGTGGATTTGAGATAGACGACAAAAGAGCAAAAGAGGTTTATAAAAAGCAGCTTTATTTTCTTTTAGATGAAGGTGTGGATGCTATTTTGTTTGAGACAGCTGCATCTACCCATGAAGTTTTGATTGCAATTGAAGCTTTGAAAGAATTAGACAGCAATTTCCCCTACATTGTTCAATTTTCTTTCACAAGAGATCTCACAACAATCTACGGTGAGGATATCTACAAGGTTATAGAATTTTTGAAAGGAATTGATGCAGACGTTGTTGGCCTTAACTGTGGTAATGGTCCACACCAGACATTAGAGGCTTTGAAGATATTTTCCCAGCATTTAAAAGGACCGTTTTCTGTTCAGCCAAATGCAGGCTATCCCCAGCTTGTTCAAGGAAGACTTGTGTACTCAACATCTGCAAATTACTTTGCTTCGTTTGTGGATGAGTATGTAAAATATGGTGCAAAGATAATAGGCGGGTGCTGCGGAACAACACCTGAGCATATAAAGGCTATAAAAGAGAGGATAAAGACAATTAGCAAAAGTGTAGAAATTGAGGTTATTGAAAAGAAAGAAGAACAAAAGAGCATTTTGAAAGACACACCTTCTGAGCTTTCACAAAAACTTGGTAAAAAGTTTGTCTTCACAGTTGAGATAAGTCCACCAAAGGGAATAGAGCTTGAAAAGACAAAAGAAGGCGTAAAACTTTTAAAAGAGGCGGGGGCAGACACGGTAAATATTGCAGATTCACCAATGGCGAGGGTGAGAATATCACCAATTGCACTTGCGCATATATTAAAAGAAGAGCTTGGAGTGGAGTCAATCCTTCACTTTACATGCAGAGATAGAAATCTTATTTCTCTTCAATCAGAACTTTTAGGTGCAGCAGCATTGGGTGTTAAAAATGTTTTAGCGCTGACAGGTGACCCACCGTCAATTGGCGACTATCCACAGGCAAAACCTGTTTTTGATGTTAACTCTGAAGGACTTGTACTCATTTTGAACAAGCTCAACAGCGGGACAGACTACATGGGGAATCCAATTGGCAAGGCGACAAACTTTACGATTGGCGTTGCATTAAACCTTAACGCTGATGATTTGGACAAGGAGATTGAGAGGCTAAAGCGAAAAATAGAAAATGGAGCACACTTTATAGAAACTCAGCCAATTTATGAGGTTGAGGCTTTAGAGAAATTTTTTGAAAAAGTGGATTTTAAGCTGCCACCAATTTTAGGTGGGATTTTGCCTTTAAGGTCATCACGACATGCTGAATTTTTGCACAATGAAGTGCCTGGTATAACAATACCAGATAAAATCCGTGAAAGGATGAAAAACTCAAAAGACCCAGTAAAAGAGGGAATAGAGATTGCCTGTGAGATTGTTGATAGAATAAAAGAGATGGTTTCAGGAATCTATATTATGCCACCTTTTGAAAAGTATGAAATGGCAGCAGAGATTATTAAGAGGTTTAGAGTTTGA